A window of the Tunturibacter empetritectus genome harbors these coding sequences:
- the tkt gene encoding transketolase produces MSDQQDSKQHEIDQISINALRFLAVDQVEKAKSGHPGAPLGCAPIAYLLYHKLMKHDPSDPKWIDRDRFVLSNGHASALLYGALHLSGYDLPMSQLEQFRQWGSHTPGHPEYGEAPGVEVTTGPLGQGLAMAVGMATAERHMAAVYNRDTYNIVDHHTYALCGDGDLMEGISHEACSLAGTLALGKLIVLYDDNLISLDGPTELSFTEDVTKRFEAYHWHVQHVADGNDLVAIEAAILAAKAETTKPSLIRVRTVIGYGSPKAGTNKVHGEALGPEATKETKKNLGWPEDKSFYVPEEARKNWDTIKLRGKDLHASWTAEFEEYAKAYPEPAAQFDRTIKAKLADGWEKKIPTFPTEKPMATRNAGQAVMQAIENVVPELFGGAADLTSSTKTIFKDSPSFHVDPAGRNVFFGVREFGMCAMVNGMAAHGGLIPFGSTFFTFSDYCRNALRMAALMSVHSLFIFTHDSIGLGEDGPTHQPVEQLMSLRAVPQLTDFRPADANETAACWRLALERKSASFMALSRQDLPTIDAAIAQAGARFGAYEVVSHGRDLILIATGSEVGLITKAAEEMKGIGINATVVSMPSFHVYDEQSDEYKAKLMPEGTPKLAVEAGATLGWYKYVGHNGGVIGLDRFGASAPGPIAMEKLGFTVANVIDHAKKLVKN; encoded by the coding sequence ATGAGCGACCAGCAGGATTCGAAGCAGCACGAAATTGACCAGATCTCGATCAACGCCCTCCGCTTTCTCGCTGTCGATCAGGTGGAGAAGGCGAAGTCGGGCCACCCCGGAGCCCCGCTTGGCTGTGCTCCGATCGCTTATCTGCTCTATCACAAGCTGATGAAGCATGATCCTTCCGATCCGAAGTGGATCGACCGGGATCGTTTTGTACTTTCGAACGGGCATGCTTCGGCGCTGCTGTATGGCGCGCTGCATCTCTCCGGATACGACCTGCCGATGTCGCAGCTGGAGCAGTTTCGGCAGTGGGGTTCGCATACGCCGGGCCATCCGGAGTACGGTGAGGCGCCGGGTGTGGAGGTGACGACCGGACCTCTGGGACAGGGTCTCGCGATGGCGGTGGGCATGGCGACGGCGGAGAGGCATATGGCTGCGGTCTACAACCGCGATACGTACAACATCGTCGACCACCATACGTATGCCCTATGCGGCGATGGTGATTTGATGGAGGGCATCTCGCATGAGGCGTGCTCGCTGGCGGGAACGCTGGCTCTGGGCAAGCTGATTGTGCTGTATGACGACAACCTGATCTCGCTGGATGGACCGACGGAGCTCTCGTTTACGGAAGATGTGACCAAGCGGTTTGAGGCGTATCACTGGCATGTGCAGCATGTCGCCGATGGCAACGATCTGGTGGCGATTGAGGCGGCGATTCTTGCCGCGAAGGCAGAGACGACGAAGCCTTCACTGATTCGCGTTCGCACCGTGATTGGCTATGGCAGTCCGAAGGCCGGCACGAACAAGGTGCACGGTGAGGCGCTGGGACCGGAGGCGACCAAGGAGACGAAGAAGAATCTGGGCTGGCCTGAGGATAAGAGCTTCTATGTTCCCGAGGAGGCTCGCAAGAACTGGGACACGATCAAGCTTCGCGGGAAAGATCTGCATGCTTCGTGGACGGCTGAGTTCGAGGAGTATGCGAAGGCGTATCCGGAGCCGGCGGCGCAGTTCGACCGGACGATCAAGGCGAAGCTGGCTGATGGCTGGGAGAAGAAGATTCCAACCTTCCCGACCGAAAAGCCGATGGCGACTCGCAATGCCGGGCAGGCCGTGATGCAAGCGATTGAGAACGTAGTGCCGGAGTTGTTTGGCGGCGCGGCGGACCTGACATCTTCGACCAAGACGATCTTCAAGGATTCCCCGAGTTTTCATGTGGACCCCGCGGGCCGGAATGTGTTCTTTGGCGTGCGTGAGTTTGGCATGTGCGCGATGGTGAACGGCATGGCGGCGCACGGCGGATTGATTCCGTTTGGGTCCACGTTCTTTACGTTCTCGGACTACTGCCGCAATGCGCTGCGCATGGCGGCGTTGATGAGCGTGCACTCGTTGTTCATCTTCACGCATGACTCGATTGGACTGGGCGAGGATGGACCGACCCACCAACCGGTGGAGCAGTTGATGAGCTTACGGGCTGTTCCTCAGCTTACGGACTTCCGTCCTGCGGATGCCAATGAGACGGCGGCGTGCTGGCGGCTGGCGCTGGAGCGAAAGAGTGCGAGCTTTATGGCTCTGTCGCGCCAGGATCTGCCGACGATTGATGCGGCGATCGCTCAGGCCGGGGCGCGATTTGGCGCGTATGAGGTGGTGTCGCATGGCAGAGATCTGATTCTGATCGCGACTGGCTCCGAGGTTGGACTGATTACCAAGGCCGCGGAAGAGATGAAGGGGATCGGGATCAATGCGACGGTGGTTTCGATGCCGAGCTTCCACGTATATGACGAGCAGAGTGACGAATACAAGGCGAAGCTGATGCCCGAAGGTACACCGAAGCTGGCGGTGGAGGCGGGTGCGACGCTGGGCTGGTACAAGTATGTCGGCCACAATGGCGGCGTGATTGGACTGGATCGGTTCGGCGCGTCGGCCCCGGGGCCCATTGCTATGGAGAAGCTTGGCTTCACCGTTGCGAATGTGATTGATCATGCAAAGAAGCTGGTAAAGAATTAA
- a CDS encoding methyltransferase domain-containing protein, translated as MPTSSITSPEISSQEVLDAHSSEDIAVASLSAFPSPAFAGGLDFTQRADLVELMDLPCPYEELRACLHDIARVNRLTFAQRPTLGWLEELMAAHPPSAAPLRVVDVGCGYGDTLRKIDRWATKRGFAVTLTGIDLNPDAIRAAREATPPNQQIEWLVGDALADHTKGPIDVVLCSLLTHHLTNAQIVLFLRWMEQTARCGWFIDDLHRKPVPYQLFRLWARFANWHPFVKNDGPVSIRRSFVVEDWQRLCTAAEIGVGNVSINEHRPARLCVGRVK; from the coding sequence TTGCCTACCTCTTCTATTACGTCCCCCGAAATCTCGTCGCAGGAAGTTCTCGATGCCCATTCTTCTGAAGATATTGCAGTAGCTTCGCTATCGGCGTTTCCTTCGCCGGCGTTTGCGGGCGGGCTCGACTTCACGCAGCGTGCCGATCTGGTGGAGTTGATGGATTTGCCTTGCCCTTATGAGGAGCTGCGCGCGTGTCTGCATGACATTGCCCGCGTGAACCGGCTGACGTTTGCGCAGCGGCCTACGCTGGGCTGGCTGGAAGAACTGATGGCGGCGCATCCTCCTTCGGCGGCTCCCCTGCGCGTGGTGGACGTTGGGTGCGGCTATGGAGATACGCTGCGGAAGATCGATCGATGGGCGACTAAACGGGGATTTGCGGTGACGCTGACGGGCATCGATCTGAATCCGGATGCGATTCGTGCGGCGCGGGAGGCTACTCCGCCGAATCAGCAGATTGAGTGGTTGGTGGGGGATGCGCTGGCCGATCACACGAAGGGACCTATCGACGTTGTCCTCTGTTCCTTGCTAACGCACCATCTGACGAATGCGCAGATCGTGCTGTTTCTGCGATGGATGGAACAGACGGCGCGATGTGGATGGTTTATCGACGATCTTCACCGCAAGCCGGTGCCGTACCAACTGTTTCGGTTGTGGGCGCGGTTTGCGAACTGGCACCCGTTCGTGAAGAACGATGGGCCGGTGTCGATCCGGCGCAGCTTCGTGGTGGAGGATTGGCAGAGGCTATGTACTGCTGCCGAGATTGGCGTGGGGAACGTCTCAATCAATGAGCACCGTCCGGCGCGGCTTTGCGTGGGGCGGGTCAAGTAA
- the zwf gene encoding glucose-6-phosphate dehydrogenase, whose amino-acid sequence MSASTVPVGVSAAAADVAKKGERIPEPCIVVIFGASGDLTKRKLLPALYHLDQSGLLPKDFAVVGVARRDLSATFGPDMKDGIMKGGGVEENDPKLKPFMDRVSYFTTEFDDDAGFDKLKAHLAELDSKFNTQGNRLFYLAVAPEFFADITRRLGKHGMAKPEAGDKHWVRVIIEKPFGTDLESARKLNDEINDVLAEDQIFRIDHYLGKETVQNILVFRFGNGIFEPVWNRNFIDHVEITAAESIGIEGRGPFYEKAGATRDVLQNHVMEVLSFVAMEPPDSFEAEAVRTEKLKVWRAIEGIPVNNTVRGQYGPGKVDGKEVVGYRQEDRVSPTSSTETFAAIRLEIENWRWAGVPFYLRAGKRLAKRVTEVTIVFKQPPLHLFKSNSSEDNIAPNIIKMRIQPDEGISLQFGAKVPGPTTNLAQVNMAFSYADAFGKSSANGYERLLLDAMLGDATLFAHRDGVEATWALFTPILEAWAKVEAKHFPNYAAGSEGPECADELLAKDDQKWQKL is encoded by the coding sequence ATGAGCGCAAGCACAGTACCAGTCGGCGTATCGGCAGCGGCGGCAGATGTCGCCAAGAAGGGGGAGCGCATCCCGGAGCCCTGCATCGTGGTTATCTTTGGAGCCTCGGGCGATCTCACCAAACGGAAGCTTCTGCCGGCGCTTTATCACCTGGACCAGTCGGGACTGCTGCCGAAGGACTTCGCGGTGGTAGGTGTGGCGCGTCGCGACCTGAGCGCAACGTTTGGCCCTGATATGAAGGACGGAATTATGAAGGGCGGCGGGGTGGAGGAGAACGATCCGAAGCTGAAGCCGTTTATGGATCGCGTCTCTTACTTTACGACTGAGTTCGATGACGACGCGGGCTTCGATAAGTTGAAGGCGCACCTGGCGGAGCTGGATAGCAAGTTCAACACCCAGGGCAATCGGCTGTTCTACCTTGCGGTGGCGCCAGAGTTTTTTGCCGACATTACGAGGCGGCTGGGCAAGCACGGCATGGCGAAGCCTGAGGCTGGAGATAAGCACTGGGTGCGGGTGATCATCGAGAAGCCGTTTGGCACTGATCTGGAGTCGGCGCGCAAGCTGAACGATGAGATCAACGATGTCCTGGCTGAAGATCAGATCTTCCGCATTGATCACTATCTGGGGAAGGAGACGGTTCAGAATATTCTCGTCTTCCGCTTTGGCAATGGGATCTTTGAGCCGGTGTGGAATCGTAACTTTATCGATCACGTCGAGATTACGGCGGCGGAGTCGATTGGTATTGAGGGGCGTGGGCCGTTTTATGAGAAGGCCGGTGCTACCCGTGACGTGTTGCAGAACCATGTGATGGAGGTTCTCTCGTTTGTGGCGATGGAACCACCGGACTCGTTTGAGGCTGAGGCGGTGCGGACCGAGAAGCTGAAGGTGTGGCGGGCGATTGAGGGCATTCCTGTCAACAACACGGTGCGTGGGCAGTATGGTCCGGGCAAGGTGGATGGCAAGGAGGTCGTTGGCTATCGGCAGGAGGACCGCGTCTCGCCGACCTCGAGCACGGAGACCTTTGCTGCGATCCGGCTGGAGATTGAGAACTGGCGATGGGCTGGCGTTCCGTTTTATCTGCGCGCAGGGAAGCGGCTGGCCAAGCGCGTGACGGAGGTGACGATTGTGTTCAAGCAGCCGCCTCTGCACCTGTTCAAGTCCAACAGCAGCGAAGACAATATTGCTCCGAACATTATCAAGATGCGGATTCAGCCGGATGAGGGGATTTCGCTGCAGTTTGGCGCGAAGGTTCCGGGGCCGACGACGAATCTGGCACAGGTGAACATGGCGTTCAGCTATGCGGATGCGTTTGGCAAGTCGTCGGCGAATGGGTACGAGCGGCTGTTGCTGGATGCGATGCTGGGCGATGCGACGTTGTTTGCGCACCGCGATGGCGTGGAGGCGACCTGGGCGCTGTTTACGCCGATCCTCGAGGCGTGGGCCAAGGTGGAAGCCAAGCACTTCCCCAACTACGCGGCTGGCAGCGAGGGTCCGGAGTGCGCGGATGAGCTTCTGGCGAAGGACGATCAGAAGTGGCAAAAGCTGTAG
- a CDS encoding DUF3800 domain-containing protein — translation MLILKCYIDDSKDSKQEKVFVSAGFLANKIDWSHLTDEWNRCLIRHGIAYYKTSEYKMMKGQFERFRSVGRTTAKQIKAELQQIVKNHHQTIAGVAVAVNVQDYLKVCLRPEAKSIFSKNTYHRALESLVFQTCKKVRRDLGRKIQIAFVHDEGDDYPELLLLYKDFKKKNPKTAKMMAGFTIQDDKITPALQMADMIANNIQRKAVKSLEAGKLNKEEFEMHENIVIARIMNEEYMLNMLKRVLIIRGQPVPADLENYLG, via the coding sequence ATGCTCATCCTCAAGTGTTACATCGACGACAGTAAGGATTCAAAGCAGGAAAAAGTCTTCGTTTCCGCCGGATTTCTCGCGAACAAGATTGACTGGTCCCACCTAACCGACGAGTGGAACAGATGCCTAATTCGTCACGGTATCGCTTATTACAAGACTTCCGAGTACAAGATGATGAAAGGTCAGTTTGAGCGATTTCGATCTGTCGGCAGAACTACCGCTAAACAGATAAAGGCGGAACTTCAGCAGATTGTAAAGAATCACCACCAAACAATCGCTGGAGTCGCAGTTGCGGTAAATGTTCAGGATTATCTAAAGGTTTGTTTGCGACCTGAAGCCAAATCCATTTTCAGCAAAAATACCTATCATCGTGCGCTGGAGAGCCTAGTTTTTCAGACTTGCAAAAAGGTCAGGCGCGATCTCGGGCGCAAGATTCAAATAGCATTCGTTCACGATGAAGGTGACGATTACCCTGAACTCTTATTGCTCTATAAGGACTTTAAGAAAAAAAATCCGAAGACAGCCAAGATGATGGCTGGCTTCACTATTCAAGACGACAAAATTACTCCAGCCCTTCAGATGGCGGACATGATTGCCAATAATATTCAACGCAAGGCTGTAAAAAGTCTTGAGGCTGGCAAGCTCAATAAGGAAGAATTCGAAATGCACGAAAACATCGTCATCGCACGAATTATGAACGAAGAATACATGCTAAATATGCTCAAAAGAGTTCTGATAATTAGAGGCCAACCAGTCCCGGCAGATCTCGAGAACTACCTGGGTTAG
- a CDS encoding HAD family hydrolase, whose product MSSSSYIKTIFWDIGGVLLTNGWDRNERAEVLTRLGVDLADYELRHEEANYLWERGLSTAEQFFQITVLNQNLNLTFEELWPQVCAESRILYPECVDILGVLATSGRYMLATLNNESRELNEHRLNAFRLRPFFDYFICSGYVHEMKPHPGIYRAAVEISGHLPESALFIDDKAENCDAAAALGMQTICFESPGQLRDELAQLGLRAA is encoded by the coding sequence GTGAGTTCTTCCTCGTACATCAAGACGATCTTCTGGGATATCGGCGGAGTTCTGCTCACGAATGGGTGGGATAGAAACGAGCGTGCGGAGGTGCTGACTCGGTTGGGTGTGGATCTGGCAGACTACGAGTTGCGTCATGAGGAGGCGAACTATCTGTGGGAGCGGGGGCTCTCGACGGCTGAGCAGTTCTTCCAGATTACGGTGCTGAATCAGAATCTAAATCTGACCTTTGAGGAGCTTTGGCCGCAGGTCTGTGCGGAAAGCAGGATTCTTTATCCGGAGTGCGTGGATATTCTTGGAGTGCTTGCTACCTCTGGACGATATATGCTGGCCACGCTCAATAATGAGAGCCGTGAGTTGAACGAGCATCGGCTGAATGCGTTTCGGCTGCGGCCTTTTTTTGACTACTTTATCTGCTCGGGATATGTGCATGAGATGAAGCCGCATCCCGGCATCTATCGCGCGGCGGTTGAGATCTCGGGCCATCTGCCGGAGAGTGCGCTGTTTATCGATGACAAGGCTGAGAACTGCGACGCGGCGGCAGCGCTGGGGATGCAGACGATTTGTTTTGAGTCACCGGGTCAGCTGAGAGATGAGCTTGCACAACTTGGCCTGCGGGCCGCATAG
- a CDS encoding oxidoreductase, producing the protein MFEAERIADGSCILYRFDGVGAERDGVAAFPSAAVRALIDSGQEAQPFGVLEKMTQSIQRVWFITGASTGFGRLLAEEVLKSGGKVVATARRLEKIADLEREYPQSAKALTLDVTDAGQVDSAVTQAFAQFGQVDVLVNNAGYGVAGAIEEVSEAEFMPMFETNVFGLLRVTRAFLPHLRKQRSGHILNLSSIGGLIGGQGIGMYNASKFAVEGLSEALAAELAPLGIRVTVIEPGPFRTDFLGRSGVVAKTKISDYDNTAGNMRKYFAENDGKQKGDPLRAVQAMMEVVESPNPPLHLLLGVSALQRFRGKLENWQKEIAAWEPLTVGADFPEGE; encoded by the coding sequence ATGTTTGAGGCGGAGAGGATCGCGGACGGATCATGCATCCTGTATCGCTTTGACGGAGTCGGCGCGGAGAGAGACGGTGTTGCCGCTTTTCCTTCGGCGGCCGTACGGGCTCTCATTGATTCGGGCCAGGAGGCGCAGCCCTTTGGAGTACTGGAGAAGATGACTCAATCGATTCAACGTGTGTGGTTTATTACGGGAGCATCGACCGGCTTTGGCCGTCTGCTTGCCGAAGAGGTTCTGAAGTCTGGCGGCAAAGTAGTGGCGACAGCCAGGAGACTGGAGAAGATTGCGGATCTTGAAAGAGAGTATCCGCAGAGTGCGAAGGCTTTGACGCTTGATGTGACAGATGCCGGCCAGGTAGATTCGGCCGTGACGCAGGCCTTTGCGCAGTTCGGGCAGGTAGATGTTCTGGTCAACAATGCGGGCTATGGGGTTGCCGGCGCGATTGAAGAGGTCTCGGAGGCGGAGTTTATGCCGATGTTCGAGACCAATGTCTTCGGTTTGTTGAGGGTGACGCGGGCGTTTCTCCCTCATCTGCGGAAGCAGCGCAGCGGACATATTCTGAACCTGTCTTCGATCGGCGGTTTGATTGGCGGACAGGGCATCGGGATGTATAACGCGAGCAAGTTTGCGGTGGAGGGGCTGTCGGAGGCTCTGGCTGCAGAGCTTGCGCCGCTGGGCATTCGCGTTACGGTGATTGAGCCGGGTCCGTTTCGCACTGATTTTTTGGGGCGCTCGGGTGTGGTGGCTAAGACTAAGATTTCGGACTACGACAACACGGCTGGAAATATGCGTAAATACTTTGCCGAGAATGATGGCAAGCAGAAGGGCGATCCGTTGCGTGCGGTTCAGGCGATGATGGAGGTTGTGGAGTCGCCGAATCCACCGCTGCATCTTCTGCTGGGGGTGAGCGCGCTGCAGCGGTTTCGCGGCAAGCTGGAGAACTGGCAGAAGGAGATTGCAGCGTGGGAGCCGTTGACGGTTGGAGCAGATTTTCCGGAGGGTGAGTGA
- the glk gene encoding glucokinase has protein sequence MILAGDVGGTKVHLALYDFANGRLHPIRDQKFPAHEFASLDDVVHKFLAGDGTNTTQGGDIFGACFGCPGPVRDGRLKLTNLPWTLDTRDLVKSLSIPHISLINDLEANGYGIPELAPESIFTLHEGDAEATGHAGLMAAGTGLGQALLIWDGQKHRPIASEGGHADFAARSNREIALLEYLRFTLKGRVSWERVVSGLGIKNIYTFLRDVEKIAEPGWLHDRMQTEDPNAVIGECAEDGSSSLCFETMKIFTGAYGAEAGNIALQVLATGGMYLGGGIAPKILKTLKNGTFTQAFIDKGRLSPLVESIPVRVILDDTCALLGAAAYAEARASENSGYSERAASVKTT, from the coding sequence ATGATTCTCGCTGGGGATGTTGGCGGAACGAAGGTTCACCTTGCACTGTACGATTTTGCCAACGGTCGTTTGCACCCGATCCGCGACCAGAAGTTCCCGGCGCATGAGTTTGCGAGCCTGGATGATGTGGTTCACAAGTTTTTGGCTGGAGACGGGACCAATACGACGCAGGGAGGAGATATCTTTGGGGCTTGTTTCGGGTGTCCAGGGCCGGTTCGCGATGGCCGGCTGAAGCTGACGAACCTGCCGTGGACGCTGGATACGCGCGATCTGGTGAAGTCTCTTTCGATTCCTCATATCTCTCTGATCAACGATCTTGAGGCGAACGGTTATGGTATCCCCGAGCTTGCGCCGGAGAGCATCTTTACGCTGCACGAGGGCGATGCCGAGGCTACCGGACATGCGGGCCTGATGGCTGCGGGGACCGGGCTGGGGCAGGCGCTGCTGATCTGGGACGGGCAGAAGCACCGCCCGATTGCGTCGGAGGGCGGCCATGCCGACTTTGCGGCGCGGAGTAATCGTGAGATCGCGCTACTGGAGTACCTGCGCTTTACGCTGAAGGGGCGGGTGAGCTGGGAGCGGGTGGTTTCGGGTCTTGGGATCAAGAACATCTACACCTTTCTGCGCGATGTGGAGAAGATTGCCGAGCCGGGGTGGCTGCATGACCGAATGCAGACGGAGGATCCGAACGCGGTGATCGGCGAGTGCGCGGAGGATGGTTCGAGCTCGCTATGCTTTGAGACGATGAAGATCTTTACTGGAGCGTATGGCGCGGAGGCGGGCAACATCGCGCTGCAGGTACTTGCGACGGGCGGGATGTACCTTGGCGGGGGCATTGCGCCGAAGATCTTGAAGACGTTGAAGAACGGGACGTTTACCCAGGCCTTTATCGATAAAGGGCGGTTGTCGCCGCTGGTTGAGTCGATTCCGGTTCGCGTGATTCTGGATGATACCTGCGCTCTGCTTGGGGCGGCGGCTTATGCGGAGGCCCGTGCGTCGGAGAACTCGGGGTATTCGGAGCGGGCTGCTTCGGTTAAGACCACTTAA
- the pgl gene encoding 6-phosphogluconolactonase, whose amino-acid sequence MPRPVSVTYRVSPTPAATARAGAQLFTEAAGKAAQSRGLARIAISGGTTPKTMFGLLADPAEPFLKQVPWDKLDLYWVDERCVPPDNAESNYRMTKEALLSKVPLPAERVHRMEGELPPDVAAARYESTIRNTFKLEGAETPTFDLVLLGMGDDGHTASLFPHTEALNEMSHIVVPNHVPQKDTWRITLTWPVINQGREVAFLIEGTGKAQVLHDVFLGSYQPEVHPSQLIRPASGQLTLLLDSAAAAKLPAPANSDSAGTLELKTGTLELK is encoded by the coding sequence ATGCCTCGTCCAGTTTCGGTTACCTATCGCGTATCGCCAACACCAGCGGCCACAGCTCGGGCCGGTGCGCAGCTCTTTACGGAGGCGGCAGGGAAGGCCGCTCAGTCGCGCGGGCTGGCTCGGATTGCCATCTCCGGCGGCACGACGCCTAAGACGATGTTCGGCCTGCTGGCGGACCCGGCTGAGCCGTTTCTCAAGCAGGTTCCGTGGGACAAGCTCGACCTGTACTGGGTCGATGAGCGCTGTGTGCCGCCTGACAACGCGGAGTCGAACTACCGTATGACCAAGGAGGCGCTGCTCTCGAAGGTTCCGCTGCCGGCGGAGCGGGTGCACCGGATGGAGGGGGAGCTTCCCCCTGACGTTGCGGCGGCGCGGTACGAGTCGACGATTCGAAATACGTTCAAGCTGGAGGGTGCGGAGACGCCTACGTTCGACCTGGTGCTGCTGGGGATGGGCGATGACGGGCATACGGCGTCACTGTTTCCTCATACCGAGGCGCTGAACGAGATGAGCCACATCGTGGTGCCAAATCACGTTCCGCAGAAGGATACGTGGCGCATCACCCTGACCTGGCCGGTGATTAATCAGGGCCGGGAGGTAGCATTTTTGATCGAGGGCACAGGGAAGGCGCAGGTTCTGCACGATGTCTTTCTGGGATCGTACCAGCCCGAGGTTCATCCCTCGCAGCTGATTCGACCGGCCAGCGGGCAATTGACCCTCTTGCTCGACTCGGCGGCAGCGGCTAAGCTGCCTGCACCGGCGAATTCGGATTCGGCGGGAACTTTGGAGCTTAAGACGGGAACTTTGGAGCTTAAATAG